GCCTTTTCGTCACATAGTTTTCAGAGTGCAAAAGCTTTTCATATTcattaaatatctaaaataaacaaataaaaaaaacattaaacatgttatTAAACATTACCACAATATTGTTACATTAAAATGACCTGCCCAGCAAAGTCCCTAGACTTGGTCAGTAAGAgtcttacattttaatttgaagCTTTTAAAACTAATAAATGAGCTCATTGAATGACTGGTGGCATTCTTCCTTACAGTGGAATATTCTGGACTAGGCATAGAGCAACAGATCTGGGGTAGGAGCATTAATAGAAGCCCCTGGGCACCTCACTGGGGGCCAGACTACACTATAGCTCTGAATGGGGCTCTCTCGAAACCAGCCCAATTGTACTACGGACCATAATATGCTTTCCCGCTCTTTTAGGACCCCCACTCCATGTACGCTACCCTTCTGCATAAAACATATCACTACGTACTCATGTGCGTTATATTTTGGGgcaaatacacacataataagCTGGTGATGTAATAACAAAACCTACTATATGTCTGGTAATAAACAAAAGCAGCTTCAATAGCGTGGTAGCCTTTTTAATCCCATAAACTGCACAGATTTTCAGACACACTGAGCTTTTATCAAAGGCATATAATAAACTATCGGGTCAACATAAATCCCCCAGCAGGTGAGCATTTCGGAAAACCTTAAGTATTGATCctatttattgattgatatcAAAGGATTCAATTCTAATGAAGTATATTTTCTAGTCGTAGTCATGAGATCCGTGGAAACGGGTGGCTTTGGTGATTCAGCTGCTGTCCAGGTGACCAATAATCTCGCCACGTGTGGGCGTCACATATAACTGTGGGACGGACCAACTTTACTTTCAAGCTTATTTGTGACATGTGGCTTTAACGTGTTATTTCGATGTTTGGCAGACCCCACACCAGCTTACACACTGACTCAATTCTGCTGCTATCTCACAGAGTAAGCTTTGGTACTGAAACATAACCCATCATATCATGGTTTTCCCTAATAAAAaggtttattcatttaaatagaacaccacaaaataaatattttcaccaATACCACATACGCCATTCATTCTCTGGATTCCAGCAAACAACCAGTTTTTCACACACATCTATTTTCGTCGAGGCGCGGACGCTATATTTAGTTTCCTTTGCGGCGATATACCCTACCGCTAAAATCCCAAAGGGTAGCGGAGTGCTTTCATTTATACCATATAATAACCTTAATACAGAATGTCTACCAAAGCCACTCAATGGTCACAATGACACAAAGGAGGAGACATAGATGTGTTCTACACAAATCTTGGCTCACCACTGAAGttattttttggacatttttccACTTACGCTATCGTAGTTCTGTTCTAGAAATTCTGCTACCACCAGCTTGTGTCTTGTCAGCAAGTCCTAAAACaatcaagacaaaaaaaaacaatatttaattagaaagacCATCATAGATTCTACACACCGGCATTGGCCATTTCAGCTTACAGACCTCAGCGAACATTACGAGGGCCAAGCTAAAGCGAGCACCTCCTGGAGAAGGGCAGAAAGCTTAGTACCCTTGACTAAGTTACTATTTCActtagagaaaacattaaatgagACAAATCAAAACTTTTTCGGTAAAAGTGCAAACttttacacaattaaataatcatgggggggggtgtagcCATTCAACAGCTCAGCTGATTAGTTGAAACGGCGTCTTGTAGACCCTTCTCGCAGCAGATACGGATCACGGTCGGTCCTTCATGACAGAGATCAGATATTTAAATGTTCATCTCTCCAGCAAACAAGATCTATAATGATTTCGACCATTTCATTAGCATGCCTGCTACGAGAGGGGCagtatcaataaaataaaaaaggcattcatttaccaaaaacaaacaaaacggAGTGGCGAAGATCAGCCAATTCTCCCAGCCTTCAGCGAGACCTTTTCCTCTTTCTAATCAAAGGCAGACTTTAAAGCAAGCAAAAGCACTCTGAGTGGCAGGCAGACAGACTACACGCTTAATGTGTGAAGCGCTGCAGGAATCCCCAAAGCTCGTGCACACCGAGTCTTGCTTTACAAGGTTGAAAAAGATATTGTTGGACGCGTCGGTAAAACCGATAACTGCTTTCTTATTCAATACGGTGTGATGAATATTCCAAGGCGGCTTTGAACAGGGTAATCCGGATGAAAGCACCGCTGTATTTGCTCGTGAAAGTGTGTAATGCTACACTTAAATCTTCTTTATACCTGACAGAACCTTAATTATTCTGCTGGAACCCAACATTCCACACATTCACTGTTGTAAACATCTTAATACGAGTTTAATTACGTTGGGTGTACGCATTCCTGCTGCAGGGAACGTGCGCGAAGAGGCCTGTTATAGCAGCACATTTACCATGCTTCGCTTGTTTGACAAGCAGTTAGTAATCGCTTGTGATGGGAGATGCAACATTTAATTGGCGGTTTATAGACacggaaaagggaaaaaacacaattttaatgGTCAGGTCACAGGAACACAGCATGTCGACACACCTTGTGCagtgcatatatttatacacagtatatatatatgtattgtatatagcaCTTTACTGACAAGTCTGGAACATATGTTGTATATCTCACTCATATCTGAAATCCCTAGTATTCTGGGACTGCTCTTCTCGTCAGACTCAGACTGATAGACGGCTTCAGCAGCAGGCTTTGTGGCAGACATTTCCGGAAATACTTTATAGAAACTATTAACTTGTTATGGACACCGGTATCTGGGTATGGTCATTGCTATTTTTTACAACAGAAAACATTCCTTATTTACATTACGTTTTCAGAAGGTGGACATGCAATAGTCCTCTTGTGCTTACTGATTACTTTACggacttatttaattttaagtcttttaatataacatattgCCGTAGGAATACAGGAAGCCATCACTATATGCCTTTTTGGTTTGACATCTGAAAATGCCCTCTGTTTACTGATTACAGTCATCATAAAATAGATCGTTATAGCTAAaatttctaaaatgaaaaagtgtgttaataaatgatatatgCCCTTCTTGAAATCGGTTCTTTTCTGCCAATGTCCTAATTGCAGGGTAGAACGACACGTGGCGATATATtctaattctatgtttctcatatactttccatttattttccaGATAACATGAACCATATCCCGGCTTAGTGAATTTAGTTAGAAATAGTATTTTTCTTTCAGTATCTAAAGTCTAACAGAGCGTTACATTGCACGTCTGAGGCAATTAACACTCCCTGGCTGGCAGCACTTTGATTCACTCACTATGGGAGGAAAGAAATAATCAATCTAGAGAACCTATTTGCTATGACACCTCGAGGAAAACAAGCCTGGAATGAGCGCTGTCCAAAATTACGTAGACACCGATGTTAAATAATTTACCTTAAATGTAGCAAAGGCATCTGAAGCTATGTCGAATGTTGACATTtccacatatttaaaaaagtccGCAAAGTGCTCAGAGTAAAGAACGGTTTTGGCAAGCGGCTCGTGACGGACGCATTCCCGGAGCATGATTCCACAATGAAGGGCCACTTGGGCAGATTCATatctagaaaaataaatatgtaagtcAGTAGAAGAAATACAAGAATATTGGATCAAATCACATCATTTTAAGACCTCGGGGGTTCCTACTTGAGATGCTCAGATGTTTACATCCGAAGGAGACCTCTTGAGGACTTGAAAGTTAATGAGACAGAGAGCAGTACTCTCTCTAGCAATAAACATCCGGCTACCCATTAAACATATAATATGCCGTACATCTCTCCTGGCAAACTAGGCCAGTGGCTTCCAACTGAGACAGCAGCTGTCCATGTTTTATGAATATCCCGACTGGAAGACCATGGGACTATGCCTAACCCCTTCTCAATCCCGCCATCACCGCCACAGGGTAGAAGAGAATCAGGACACAGATACTTTATACCATCCATGTTAAACCCTGTTGGGGGACAAAGCTTGCACGGTATTGCGGCTTTAAGAACATGATTTTGATCACGTGCCAAGATAACTGACAATGAAGGGATTTAAGAAAAACACATACGATATGCCTTCATAACACATTGACCATTTCACTTTCCAGTTATTGTTGTTGGTCCCCAGGCTCTCTATCATTTAAACACAACCAATACGTTGAGCGAATTGCAATTGTAAACTTACTATGTGAGATCTTACACGTCTcgacaaaataatgaaaatactgCAAATTAGGTGTAACTTAAAGGGGAGCTATCACTCATAACTGAATTATTTCATGTAAACTACCTATAGCGCGTGCTTTTTGCCTGTAAATTGGTGTGCTTTGGAGAGACCATATTTCATCTCATGGAAAAACAGATCTTCATGTCAGGTTGGCAGAGCCAGAATTAACTAATAATGAAGAATAGGCAGTTATGGTATTATGGTATACACGCAAtgtgagtttttttattttttttattacacatatatatatttattgcttatCTGTAAACAGTTATATTGGTTTTATGTagtacacacatataaaatgtaatctgcTTGAACAGTTTAATAGAATAACAGGCTGTTTATTGAGGCGCTCAGTACAAGATACAGTAACTTTAGTGTAATAATGCTATCCCAATAATAACAGAAGATGGGTCTtttggttcttttctgctgAAATTCCGGGTTTCTAAAATCATATGTTCGGCGCTGTGCTTTAAATAACGTTATGCTAGCTCCCCGCAGGCACGCGGCGTGTAATTATTAGTTAGAGGAAATTACTGCAGGAAACGGCAGAGCGTTGCTGAATTTCCTTCACGACTGCAAAGTGCATGCAGCCCACTGGAAAATTCCCAAGCCACGGGCCAACCACACACGTGCTACGCCGACGCTAAGTTTTCCATTAGGCGGTGGGGCAGTAGGTGAAAGCTCCTGGCTGTAATAATATGCAGATCAGCCGGCCGCAGCACCGACACAATGGAATTAAACTGGAAACATACACATCACAGCAACTGGCTTACTTTTGGCTTCCAAAGACACATTttccaaaacaataataaatcttaaatatttttaatcggattaaaatttagtatctgccatttttaaaaagggaatgtgacttctcatagctatatgatcactgtggtaacattggctaccacagtgatcatttagctagaatacttaaaacaaaaaaaaacaaaaaactgtttaGATGATTTAAtttgcctttagagacccccaaatcatttttttaacttaatattttttattctttgttttttttttttttttacaatccttTTActtttccaacggtatatgttggggttctgtagctgcttagatgccttagattcaggcatctaagcagcaccCGGTGACATCACCGGGTGGATTGGGTGgtcccggtgatgcccttcagtgtcaggggcagatcgccggggtaggtggtgatggaggtccacagacctccatcaaggtaggatagtgctagcgacggcatggtgccgtcgttagcagtcaaggggttaagcaaCAAATCAAGCAAACGGTGAAGACGTTCCACCATAACATGCCATTGccttttttctttagaatacGTAacgtaaagaaaacaaaagcacaTACAAAAACCCCCCCAAAGTATTGCCATAACAAGGTTTTCCAACCTACCCTTTGAGCAGCATAAAGAGGATATGTTGATGGGAGCTGATATACTCCACCGTGGGACTTCTGGTTCCAATCTGTCGTCTCAAGATATTGTTGAATATCTGCGACACATCCTTCTTGCCCTATAACAGAAAACATGGTTTTCCAGCATTACACACAAAAGAGAAAGCTATCTGCCGTAATCCGTTCAATCAGATACCTGTCATTCTGGGATATGGTTTTAAGTGCCTCTTTGAAATAATGATTCAAACATGTCTTCTGCTCCAGGAGCATCTTCAACTGGTGAACCCATCTACTGCGTATAACTGATAACAGCTCGCCCAGGAGCAACTAGAGTTCAGAAGTGACCTAAACAAAGTATTTGCATGTTCTATCCGTGTGATTAGTTTTAGTGCTAGATGAATGAGTAGCACACAGGCTTTTGGCACAGGAACAATGTAAACGActtgctgatttggaagatgCGGCTTGAAATGCAAACGGCATCTCTAGCCTCCGCTCCCAGCTTATTGCGTTACTCTGCAAGAAGGAATACCCCAGTAACCTTGTTTGGAGGGACGCTAACCAAAGGAGGCTCTGTACCGacagtattttaatctgcagTTACTTCCTAAAGTACTTCCATGCACAGAAAGAACtcccattcatttcaatggagagcactttcctgccactgactggctgcgTGGGTTGGGTGGATACTGGAGCTGTGAAGGTATCTACTTCTGTGTGAGCTTTCTGTAAAAGGCGAGTGGTGATTGGTCACAAGCGAGTGACATCATTATGCCCAGAAAAGTGGAAAACCCATTTAAGTTTAATCGGTGGAGGGAATAGGTGAAATTATTTCTCCTTTCTTTTGGTCCAAATGATTAACGTTACCTCTGTACtacatactttttaaaataaacttgttatatttacatttacaaattaaaaagccCCCCAGATATTTCATTTAGAGCTGCAGGTGGGGCTTCTCTGTGTTGGAAGGGCTGGAATGCTATCCAAGAGTATCCCAGCTTCAAAGAAAAAcctgttaaaatgatattatttaatcttttacattattttgccgttttgtttctggtgttttATCATcatccttttgtttgttttttaggcATTAGAAAATAGCACATGTGCAGAAACGTGTAAATTCAAAAGACATTTTGATTTTAAAGTGCAACCAAAGAAGTCGTCCGATTCATCACAATTGCTCCTTTAACTTTTACTTCCCGAAAGGCGTTTCTTTCTGAAGTTTTAAAGTATGTCACGCAGTGTAAGAACAAGCAATTAAGAGTTTGAAGTTACACTTGATAAAGCCAGACAGCTTCATGAAAGCTTGTTCTGATTTATACCCTGGAAATAAACACAACTTACCTTAAAATGACCAAAGAGATGTcagtttttgtgtatttgtaacaaaaaaaaaagcaggaggTTCTAACTGGTGCTGCTGGATTTACCGACGAGGTAAACTACTGCTAATCATAATCAAACCTCTAAGAAAGAAATAGAAGACATTCCGGAAGGGACGTAATGTAATTTCTATGAAAAATACTCCattaatacaatatttcaagaatattaaatgtattgtaCTATGAACGAACACCAATGTTAAATCAATACAAATGTACTTTCTAGTTGGCTTTCTTCCTTGAAATATTGCAAGATATGATAAACTTTTGGCTAAAGCTGGTAAATTATGGCAGTGATTAAAGGCATCTATAGAGATAATTGGCAtgattaagaaaagaaaaaacaaaacaaacaaaaaaaacactactttcCCTAGGAACCCAAGAATGATAAACCATGTCTTGTGTGCGTACACGCAATGGTGTGTTAAGGCTTAGGCCATCTCTATGGTGCCCGTGCATGAGCGAGTGTAGATCCCCGTGGTTTGACCTGGCCACGCAGGGCATCACAGAGCACAGTGACGTGAAAGAGCAAAGATCTCTGCTACCGCGCCATGCTAAAGACCACTACACAAGGTAAATCATACACATGGACCAGAAACAAGAGCTATGTATCTATAAATAATGAATACTTGCCTCAAAGTCTATGAGATGCAGGTTGGCGATTAACATCACCAGCAGGCCGCTGTTATACAGTTCTTGCGCGAGCAGAGCAACGGTTTCTGTCTGCGGTTCCTTGTCTCCTGTACCACACAGAATCTCCTTTGTGGCTTGGAGGGATTTGGAGACCTCTTCGGAGGCCTGTGAGTTAAACGAGGATGTTTGTAGGCATGAAGTAAACATAcgtattgaaataataataatattgttaatagCACAAATCCAGTGAACATTATCGTAAACCACAGGCATCCAGTTACCTAGTAGTGCCCACCTAGAATCACCCCCAAAtgaatttgccccttcccccacACTCCACCTAAGAAAAAGGCAGGTGAGGaggaaaatgcacattttaatcatcataatgttatttaaatgagaAAAACTGCACATTTTTAACCATACCCCACCCACTTAAATAGTCTACCCAGCACCAAAATCCCCACTTACCTTTTCTGTTTTCTTATCCTGCTTCTCTAACAAGTTCATGTTTTCCTTGAGAGTTTTCACTATCTCCACAGGATTCTTGTGTGACTTACTGAACaaaggcatttttttcattttggtttaAGATGCAAGACAAATCCTAAAAACAACAGAAATTTAAATTATCTACATGCCTAAGcacagtgctgtttgtttttttttttatataacatatttgatttaaaaataaagatcatTCAGCGCATGTTTTAAAGGAGAGCTGTTGCCTTCACtttttc
This sequence is a window from Spea bombifrons isolate aSpeBom1 chromosome 2, aSpeBom1.2.pri, whole genome shotgun sequence. Protein-coding genes within it:
- the CAB39L gene encoding calcium-binding protein 39-like produces the protein MKKMPLFSKSHKNPVEIVKTLKENMNLLEKQDKKTEKASEEVSKSLQATKEILCGTGDKEPQTETVALLAQELYNSGLLVMLIANLHLIDFEGKKDVSQIFNNILRRQIGTRSPTVEYISSHQHILFMLLKGYESAQVALHCGIMLRECVRHEPLAKTVLYSEHFADFFKYVEMSTFDIASDAFATFKDLLTRHKLVVAEFLEQNYDSIFNEYEKLLHSENYVTKRQSLKLLGELLLDRHNFSIMTKYISKPENLKLMMNLLRDKSPNIQFEAFHVFKVFVANPNKTQPIVDILLKNQTKLIEFLSSFQKERTDDEQFSDEKNYLIKQIRDLKKPTP